One Cryptomeria japonica chromosome 9, Sugi_1.0, whole genome shotgun sequence genomic window carries:
- the LOC131073939 gene encoding codeine O-demethylase has protein sequence MASSTSKMGTSFKVDDVQELAKLKREDVPERYIRPQRERIGCTALSAPPGLHVPLIDMAKIFSSHHSTRQHEMERLAQACKQWGFFQVMNHGIDLGLLELIKEVARDFFKLPVQEKEKYAMIPGTIQGYGHAFIFSDEQKLDWCDMMALGTMPKSIRKENLWPAKPSPFSDTVEAYSMEVSKLCWKLLSAIAENLGLNSNIFEEIFGENVQAVRMNFYPPCPRPDLVLGLSAHSDGSALTVLLQDDDCVGLQILKQNQWISVDPISDALVINIGDTLEVLANGEYKSVEHRAVTNGNKERLSIATFHAPSYDVELGPLHQLIDEDHPRLYKNYNHADYNRHYVTNKLNGKKSLDFARI, from the exons ATGGCCAGTTCAACCTCCAAAATGGGCACATCTTTTAAGGTTGATGACGTGCAGGAGCTTGCAAAATTGAAGCGTGAGGATGTACCAGAGAGATATATTCGACCTCAACGAGAGAGGATTGGATGTACAGCACTAAGTGCTCCCCCTGGCCTTCATGTCCCTCTCATTGACATGGCCAAGATATTCTCATCACACCATTCCACTAGACAACATGAGATGGAAAGGCTTGCTCAGGCTTGTAAACAATGGGGTTTTTTTcag GTGATGAATCATGGAATCGACCTGGGTCTACTGGAGCTAATAAAGGAGGTGGCGAGGGACTTCTTCAAGCTGCCAGTTCAAGAAAAAGAGAAGTATGCAATGATTCCTGGCACAATCCAGGGATACGGTCATGCTTTCATTTTCTCAGATGAGCAGAAGTTAGATTGGTGTGACATGATGGCCTTGGGAACCATGCCCAAGTCTATTCGCAAGGAAAACCTTTGGCCCGCAAAGCCATCACCGTTCAG TGATACAGTGGAGGCTTATTCAATGGAGGTGTCTAAACTCTGCTGGAAACTGTTGAGTGCCATAGCTGAGAACCTGGGCCTAAATTCCAATATATTTGAGGAGATATTTGGAGAAAATGTGCAGGCCGTGAGGATGAACTTCTATCCTCCCTGCCCTAGGCCTGATCTGGTTCTAGGTTTAAGTGCACACTCTGATGGAAGCGCTCTTACTGTGTTGCTGCAAGATGATGACTGTGTAGGTTTGCAGATTCTTAAGCAGAACCAGTGGATTTCTGTAGACCCAATCTCAGATGCTCTGGTTATCAATATAGGGGACACTCTGGAG GTTTTGGCGAATGGAGAGTACAAGAGTGTTGAGCACAGAGCAGTAACAAAcggaaacaaagaaagattatcGATTGCTACATTTCATGCTCCAAGCTACGATGTGGAGTTGGGTCCATTACATCAATTAATAGATGAAGATCATCCAAGGCTGTACAAGAACTATAATCATGCAGACTACAATCGTCACTATGTCACTAACAAGCTGAACGGGAAGAAATCCCTAGATTTTGCAAGGATTTGA